Proteins encoded together in one Citromicrobium bathyomarinum window:
- a CDS encoding ATP12 family protein — MKRFWKEATLRAVEGGWQVWLDERAVKTRGGAPQVVPTRALGELLRAEWAATGEEFAPEDLPLRDLADRAIDAARAAPEPIITRLLGFADGDTLCYRAEPDEAIAHRQAEVWEPIIGRIEADLGIQLTRTHGILHRPQSEQSLAAIRSRLETENAFALVGLDIAASLAASLCIALAGLDEDADPQALWGAANLEQDWQAERWGFDEEALSRRNEREAEFTKALAFARAARAKD, encoded by the coding sequence GTGAAGCGATTCTGGAAAGAGGCGACGCTGCGCGCGGTCGAGGGCGGCTGGCAGGTCTGGCTGGACGAACGCGCGGTAAAGACGCGCGGCGGTGCGCCGCAGGTGGTGCCGACCCGCGCACTCGGCGAGCTTCTGCGCGCAGAGTGGGCCGCAACGGGCGAGGAATTCGCCCCGGAAGACCTGCCGCTGCGCGATCTGGCCGATCGCGCGATCGATGCCGCGCGCGCAGCACCCGAACCGATAATCACCCGCCTGCTGGGCTTCGCCGATGGCGACACGCTCTGCTATCGCGCGGAACCTGACGAGGCGATAGCACACCGGCAGGCCGAGGTGTGGGAGCCGATCATCGGGAGGATCGAGGCCGATCTGGGCATACAGCTGACCCGCACCCACGGCATCCTCCACCGCCCTCAGTCAGAGCAGAGCCTCGCTGCGATCCGCAGTCGTCTCGAAACGGAGAACGCCTTCGCGCTGGTCGGGCTGGACATTGCCGCATCGCTCGCCGCGTCACTGTGCATCGCGCTCGCCGGGCTGGACGAGGATGCAGACCCGCAGGCGCTATGGGGCGCGGCCAACCTCGAACAGGACTGGCAGGCAGAACGCTGGGGCTTCGACGAAGAGGCGCTGTCGCGCCGCAACGAACGCGAAGCCGAGTTCACCAAGGCGCTGGCCTTCGCGCGAGCCGCCCGCGCAAAGGACTAG